Proteins encoded within one genomic window of Polaribacter sp. NJDZ03:
- the lpxD gene encoding UDP-3-O-(3-hydroxymyristoyl)glucosamine N-acyltransferase, with protein MKFTAQQIADILEGDIVGNSDVEVSKLSKIEEGEKGSLTFLSNLKYKSFLYTTNASVVIVNSTFVPEKEVNVTLIKVESAYEAFSKILAFYNEVKNNKQGREVPHFISDSAKIGVNEYIGAFSYIGENVVLGDNVKIYPHAYIGDNTVVGDNCVIFSGVKIYSETIIGNSCKIHSGSIIGGDGFGFAPDKNGVYTAIPQIGNVIIKDNVDIGSACTIDRATMGSTIIHEGVKLDNQIQVAHNVEIGKNTVIAAQTGIAGSTKIGENCMIGGQVGFAGHITIGNNVKILAQAGISKSLKDNEMVNGSPAFKIQDFNKSSVYFRNLPKIASKINNIEKELKSQKLIINE; from the coding sequence ATGAAATTTACAGCACAACAAATAGCAGATATTTTAGAAGGTGACATCGTTGGTAATTCTGATGTAGAAGTTTCTAAATTATCTAAAATAGAAGAAGGAGAAAAAGGTTCTTTAACCTTTCTCTCTAACCTAAAATATAAATCTTTTTTATATACTACAAATGCATCTGTAGTTATTGTTAACAGTACTTTTGTTCCGGAAAAAGAAGTGAATGTAACACTAATAAAAGTAGAAAGTGCTTATGAAGCTTTTTCTAAAATATTAGCATTTTACAATGAAGTTAAAAATAACAAACAAGGTAGAGAAGTACCTCATTTTATTTCTGATTCGGCTAAAATAGGTGTTAATGAATATATTGGTGCGTTCTCGTATATTGGAGAAAATGTAGTTTTAGGAGACAATGTAAAGATTTATCCGCATGCTTATATTGGAGACAATACAGTTGTGGGAGATAATTGCGTTATATTCTCTGGAGTGAAAATTTATTCTGAAACAATAATAGGAAATAGTTGTAAAATTCATTCTGGATCTATTATAGGTGGAGATGGATTTGGTTTTGCACCAGATAAAAACGGCGTATATACTGCCATACCTCAAATAGGTAATGTTATTATAAAAGACAATGTAGATATTGGCTCTGCGTGTACAATAGATAGAGCTACTATGGGCTCTACAATTATACATGAAGGTGTAAAGTTAGACAATCAAATACAAGTAGCCCACAATGTAGAAATAGGTAAGAACACCGTAATTGCAGCTCAAACTGGTATTGCAGGTTCTACCAAAATTGGTGAAAATTGTATGATTGGAGGACAAGTAGGTTTTGCCGGTCATATAACTATAGGTAATAATGTAAAAATATTAGCCCAAGCAGGTATCTCTAAAAGTTTAAAAGATAATGAGATGGTAAATGGTTCACCTGCATTTAAGATACAAGATTTTAATAAAAGTTCGGTTTATTTTAGAAATTTACCTAAAATAGCATCGAAAATTAACAATATAGAAAAAGAGTTGAAGTCTCAAAAACTGATAATAAATGAGTAA
- a CDS encoding HD domain-containing protein, with the protein MKNKKHNKLKILNDPIYGFIQIPNTLIFDLIEHRYFQRLRRIAQMGFSNLVYPGANHTRFHHAIGCMHLMQKAVRVLRFKQVKISEEEENGLYIAILLHDIGHGAFSHALEHSIVNGISHEEISLKFMRKLNDEFNGKLDIAIEIFEGKYPRKFLCKLISSQLDIDRLDYLKRDSFYTGVTEGNISSDRLIAMMNVKDDELVIEGKGIYSVENFLIARRLMYWQVYLHKTGLVAENMLVNVLKRAKELADNGVELFASTSLRYFLYKKISQENFTDETLEMFSKLDDYDVMSAIKEWTNHSDKILSLLSKMIVDRKLLRIEIQQKEFETAELNKKINKVSKKLELSENEVKYFVFTKKIENQAYQQEKPIFILNKKGKLRDIAKASDQLNLQALTNPVIKYFICYPK; encoded by the coding sequence TTGAAGAATAAAAAACATAATAAATTAAAGATTTTGAATGATCCTATTTATGGGTTTATACAAATACCAAATACTTTAATTTTTGATTTAATAGAACATCGTTATTTTCAACGTTTAAGAAGAATTGCCCAAATGGGTTTTTCTAACTTGGTGTATCCAGGAGCTAATCACACCCGTTTTCATCATGCAATTGGTTGCATGCATTTAATGCAAAAAGCAGTAAGAGTTTTACGTTTTAAGCAGGTAAAAATTTCTGAAGAAGAAGAAAATGGTTTGTATATAGCAATTTTATTGCACGATATTGGTCATGGAGCTTTCTCGCATGCTTTAGAGCATAGTATTGTAAATGGCATTTCTCATGAAGAAATTTCATTAAAATTTATGAGAAAGCTAAATGATGAGTTTAATGGAAAGTTAGATATAGCAATCGAAATATTTGAAGGGAAATATCCTAGAAAGTTTTTGTGCAAGCTTATATCTAGTCAATTAGATATAGACAGATTAGATTATTTAAAACGCGATAGTTTTTACACAGGTGTTACAGAAGGTAATATTTCTTCCGATCGGTTAATTGCCATGATGAATGTAAAAGACGATGAATTAGTTATTGAAGGAAAAGGAATTTATTCTGTAGAAAACTTTTTAATTGCTAGACGATTAATGTATTGGCAAGTATATTTACATAAAACAGGTTTGGTAGCAGAAAATATGCTGGTTAATGTTTTAAAAAGAGCAAAAGAATTGGCGGATAATGGCGTGGAATTATTTGCAAGTACTTCTTTACGTTATTTTCTATATAAAAAAATATCACAAGAGAACTTTACTGATGAAACGTTAGAAATGTTTTCTAAATTAGATGATTATGATGTAATGTCTGCCATAAAAGAATGGACAAATCATAGTGATAAAATTTTATCTTTATTATCTAAAATGATTGTTGATAGAAAATTGTTGCGTATAGAAATTCAACAAAAGGAGTTTGAAACGGCTGAATTAAATAAAAAAATAAATAAAGTTTCAAAAAAATTGGAGCTTTCAGAAAACGAAGTAAAATATTTTGTTTTCACCAAAAAAATAGAAAATCAAGCATATCAGCAAGAAAAACCTATTTTTATTCTGAATAAAAAGGGAAAACTAAGAGATATTGCCAAAGCATCAGATCAATTAAATTTACAAGCGCTTACAAATCCAGTAATAAAATACTTTATTTGTTATCCAAAATAG
- a CDS encoding bifunctional response regulator/alkaline phosphatase family protein, whose protein sequence is MSSIQILWVDDEIELLKPHILFLERKNYKVTTCTNGADAIDLVGEQNFDIVFLDENMPGLTGLDTLAEIKQIHANLPVVMITKSEEEYIMEEAIGSKIADYLIKPVNPNQILLSLKKNLDHSRLVSEKTTSNYQQEFRKISMDLAMVNSYEEWIDLYKKLVHWELELENISDPGMLGILESQKQEANSQFFKFIKKNYEDFLTAHDKPTFSHTLFKNYVVPELSKDQGVLWVVIDNLRYDQYRILEPLINNHYKKDQEYSYFSILPTATQYARNAIFSGLMPSEMEKRHPTFWKNDTDEGGMNLFENDFLAAQIKRLGLDIKHEYYKITTLKNGKELADNYNGTKQNDLTAVVYNFVDMLSHSKTEMEVIKELAGDDKAYRSLTLSWFKNSPLFEIIQKAQQLGQKLIITTDHGTINCKNPTKVIGDKNISANLRYKTGRSLSYEEKDVYAVRNPKDIFLPTIAMNSPFIFAKEDLFFAYPNNFNHFVKYYKNTYQHGGISLEEVIIPCAVYSPK, encoded by the coding sequence ATGAGCAGTATACAAATTTTATGGGTAGATGATGAAATAGAGTTATTAAAACCGCACATTCTTTTTTTGGAACGTAAAAATTATAAAGTAACTACTTGTACTAATGGCGCAGATGCTATTGATTTAGTAGGTGAACAAAATTTTGATATCGTTTTTTTAGATGAAAACATGCCTGGATTAACAGGCTTAGATACACTTGCAGAAATTAAACAAATACATGCAAATTTGCCTGTTGTTATGATTACAAAAAGTGAAGAAGAGTATATAATGGAAGAAGCAATTGGTTCTAAAATTGCAGATTATTTAATAAAACCAGTAAACCCAAATCAAATATTATTAAGTTTAAAAAAGAACTTAGATCATTCTCGTTTAGTTTCAGAAAAAACCACTTCTAACTATCAGCAAGAATTTAGAAAAATTTCTATGGATTTAGCCATGGTAAATTCTTATGAAGAATGGATAGATCTTTATAAAAAATTGGTGCATTGGGAGTTAGAGTTAGAGAATATTAGCGACCCTGGAATGTTAGGTATTTTAGAAAGCCAGAAACAAGAAGCCAATAGTCAGTTTTTTAAATTCATCAAAAAAAATTATGAAGATTTTTTAACAGCACACGACAAACCAACTTTTTCTCATACACTTTTTAAAAACTATGTGGTACCAGAATTAAGTAAAGACCAAGGGGTTTTGTGGGTTGTAATTGATAATTTACGTTACGACCAATACCGAATTTTAGAGCCTTTAATTAATAACCATTACAAAAAGGACCAAGAATATTCTTATTTCTCTATTTTACCAACAGCAACCCAGTACGCTAGAAATGCTATTTTTTCAGGTTTGATGCCTTCTGAAATGGAAAAACGTCATCCAACTTTTTGGAAAAATGATACCGACGAAGGCGGAATGAATTTGTTTGAAAACGATTTCTTAGCAGCACAAATAAAACGTTTAGGGTTAGATATTAAACACGAATACTATAAAATTACCACGCTAAAAAACGGTAAAGAGTTAGCCGATAATTACAACGGAACTAAACAAAACGATTTAACTGCTGTTGTGTATAACTTTGTAGATATGTTGTCGCATTCTAAAACAGAAATGGAAGTAATAAAAGAATTGGCTGGAGACGATAAAGCATACAGAAGCCTTACGTTAAGCTGGTTTAAAAACTCGCCATTGTTCGAGATTATTCAAAAAGCCCAACAATTAGGTCAGAAATTAATTATTACTACAGACCACGGAACCATTAATTGCAAAAACCCAACCAAGGTAATTGGCGATAAAAACATTAGCGCTAATTTACGTTACAAAACTGGTAGAAGTCTTTCTTACGAAGAAAAAGACGTGTATGCAGTAAGAAACCCAAAAGATATCTTTTTACCAACTATTGCAATGAATAGTCCATTTATTTTTGCTAAAGAAGACCTGTTTTTTGCATATCCTAATAACTTTAATCACTTTGTAAAATACTACAAAAACACCTATCAACATGGCGGAATTTCATTAGAAGAAGTCATTATTCCGTGCGCAGTTTATAGTCCGAAGTAA
- the tsaE gene encoding tRNA (adenosine(37)-N6)-threonylcarbamoyltransferase complex ATPase subunit type 1 TsaE encodes MNKNYSLDNLSEVAAELISSVENKTLLFYGQMGVGKTTLIKEICKQLGVLDNISSPTFSLVNEYQTKNNEKVFHFDFYRITDQEEALDMGIEEYLDNNDWCLIEWPENIENLLPLEAVQIYLTILNNEQRNIQLK; translated from the coding sequence ATGAACAAAAACTATTCTTTAGACAATTTATCTGAAGTTGCAGCAGAACTTATTTCATCCGTAGAAAATAAAACTTTATTGTTTTACGGACAAATGGGCGTTGGCAAAACAACACTTATTAAAGAGATCTGCAAACAGTTAGGTGTTTTAGACAACATATCCTCTCCTACTTTTTCATTAGTTAATGAATATCAGACTAAAAATAATGAAAAAGTTTTCCATTTCGATTTTTACAGAATTACAGACCAAGAAGAAGCTTTAGACATGGGAATTGAAGAATATTTAGATAATAATGATTGGTGTTTAATAGAATGGCCAGAAAATATAGAAAATTTACTACCTTTAGAGGCTGTTCAAATTTATTTGACTATTTTAAATAACGAACAACGAAACATTCAACTTAAATAA
- a CDS encoding alanine dehydrogenase has protein sequence MSSFSPFSKEELLPQEEMLEIKRQKGELFIGLPKETHLGEKRVCLTPDAVSALCAHGHRVVIETGAGDNANYADREYSEAGAKISYDVEEAFKCNIVLKVAPPTESEIDYMNPQTILISSLQLKTQNKKYFECLSKKRITAVAFDYIKDDHNTYPIVKSLSEIAGAASVLIAAELMSGINKGNGLLLGNIGGVPPSSVVIFGAGTVGEYAAKTAIGLGARVKVFDNSISKLRKLQDSLSAPIYTSTLQPKSVAKALMRADVAIGAIRGKNRSPICATEEMVETMKEGAVIIDVSIDRGGCFETSNVTTHKTPTFIKHGVVHYCVPNIPARYARTASLSISNIFTPYLLNIAEEGGFENAARFDKSLRNGMYFYHGILTNKTVADWFDLPYRDINLLII, from the coding sequence ATGAGTTCATTTTCTCCTTTCAGTAAAGAAGAATTGCTTCCGCAAGAAGAAATGTTGGAAATTAAAAGGCAAAAAGGAGAACTATTTATTGGTTTGCCTAAAGAAACCCATTTAGGCGAAAAACGAGTTTGTTTGACGCCAGATGCCGTTTCTGCATTATGTGCTCACGGACATAGAGTTGTAATAGAAACAGGTGCAGGAGATAATGCAAATTATGCAGATAGAGAATATTCTGAAGCAGGTGCTAAAATTTCTTACGATGTAGAAGAAGCTTTTAAATGTAATATTGTCTTAAAAGTTGCACCCCCCACAGAAAGTGAAATTGATTATATGAATCCGCAAACGATTCTAATTTCTTCTTTGCAGTTAAAAACTCAAAACAAAAAATACTTTGAGTGTTTATCAAAAAAAAGAATTACTGCTGTTGCCTTCGATTATATTAAAGACGACCATAACACGTATCCTATTGTAAAATCTTTAAGTGAAATTGCAGGTGCCGCTTCTGTATTAATTGCAGCAGAATTAATGAGCGGAATTAATAAAGGAAACGGACTATTATTGGGTAATATTGGTGGCGTTCCGCCTTCTAGCGTTGTTATTTTTGGTGCCGGAACTGTTGGTGAATATGCAGCAAAAACTGCTATTGGCTTAGGTGCAAGAGTAAAAGTTTTTGATAATTCTATTAGTAAATTACGTAAACTACAAGATTCTTTAAGCGCCCCTATTTACACATCTACACTGCAGCCAAAGTCGGTTGCAAAGGCATTAATGCGTGCAGATGTAGCAATTGGAGCAATAAGAGGTAAAAATAGATCGCCCATTTGTGCTACAGAAGAGATGGTAGAAACCATGAAAGAAGGAGCTGTAATTATAGATGTTAGTATAGATAGAGGTGGTTGTTTTGAAACCTCTAATGTAACTACACATAAAACACCTACTTTTATAAAACATGGTGTTGTACATTACTGCGTACCAAATATTCCTGCTCGTTATGCAAGAACAGCTTCTTTATCTATTAGTAATATTTTTACCCCATATTTATTAAATATTGCAGAAGAAGGCGGTTTTGAAAATGCCGCTCGTTTTGATAAAAGTTTACGAAACGGAATGTATTTCTATCACGGAATTCTTACAAACAAAACAGTAGCAGATTGGTTCGATTTGCCTTACAGAGATATTAATTTATTAATTATTTAA
- a CDS encoding choice-of-anchor L domain-containing protein — MRHLKPKTSNLNRFFKSIFFVAALLLTSSIFSQTVIVDDTKTTEQLTNLLIDNSCINLTDVAISSSKSVATFNNNSGSFPISEGVIIRTGNAKDTEGPFTNTKLSSEISTSGDADLQRISNNDGNTKNITDVAFLEFDFTPIDKEFSFNYIFASNEYGTFQCVGRDLFAIILTDLSTGKSTNIATLPDNANISVKNIKNNLYNGECNSNNEDSFGSYYDLKSLNTIINMRGFSKILNASATVVPNTKYNIKFVIGDYDNSDYDSAVFIEAGSFNNTLNLGGNKELCGGDDVIIDSGFSKTDGFNFEWTKNGTPLTDNGTKITVNTIGTYALTITSLTDPSCLLTDEIKIETIKATDPGIIKICTELTTSNISKEVDNKILNGLEAKDHTIIYYENEEDATKNQNSITDPTKYPITSNTFKLWARLSNNTKTCFDIVNFNVEVTAKILVEKLPIAYYVCSEFILPPLNNGAKYFTSYWGKGTELFPGHKITEQSLIYYNIGGVSTCFSEEFFRVYFIDDYVRKLESELVQCEFFTIPSTPFGRFYSKKNGVGDPLKTNQKITKDTTIYLYSELNGAFCKDIEFNITILPSPPVDVLDPIITCDSVTLESLTNGNYYTGPDGTGEQLNVGDIISETQLVYIYNKDLVTGCENESMLDITIIKKEDIEECESYTIPDTIGKYYTDSTKLNEIIPGTTITLTQTVFYYADEITTTPNCTGYDIEIKINQLPEVDSLSDFINCENDLPKLPKLTNGKYYTEPEGLGDELLEGDEISTSQTIYIYNKDLITNCPNETSFLVTIIPVPTIPVFFDKPVCEPYKLPALSSGGKYFTETNGKGIELKPGDLITETKDIYVYYQAPELATCDNEAIFKVTLLEIQVDVLDDIKACESFILPKLTKPGGYYKNTDKTGPLNAGDVITTDQTIYIIGNNIRFTDCQNISSFDVRIFTEPNLGTLKNIELCGSVTLPTITLPNIIIEYYRDKAKTDLIDPTEYTITESGLKDIYVHAYQEENPSCSVDDMFSITVHPLLDFNVQGGAICVDPLTNQTINPFLIESKLDASVYDIKWYLDGDQINITSDANWNATKAGTYRIEATRIDPINNNDCDYNPTEVVIVSSNPEFEINVLSDNFSNLYAIEIITITEGIGNYRYSLDGKSFQTSNIFDNIKPGNYTILVEDLTSICNDIKLEFTALNNPIYFDPNKDEWNITDLKDDPTATIDIFDRFGIFIKTIKPSGSGWNGVSSNGNRMPSTDYWYVLKYTDEDGNPAIFRSHFSLIRK, encoded by the coding sequence ATGAGACATTTAAAACCTAAAACGAGTAACTTAAATAGATTTTTTAAATCTATATTTTTTGTTGCTGCGTTATTACTTACATCTTCTATCTTTTCTCAAACGGTAATTGTAGACGATACTAAAACAACAGAACAACTTACAAACCTACTGATAGATAATTCTTGTATAAATCTAACTGATGTAGCTATTTCTTCTAGTAAATCTGTTGCCACTTTTAATAATAATAGTGGTAGTTTTCCTATTTCCGAAGGAGTTATCATAAGAACAGGTAATGCTAAAGATACGGAAGGACCTTTTACCAATACTAAATTAAGTAGTGAAATTTCTACAAGTGGAGATGCTGATTTACAAAGAATTAGTAACAATGACGGAAATACAAAGAATATTACTGATGTAGCTTTCTTAGAATTTGACTTTACACCAATAGATAAAGAATTTAGTTTTAATTACATATTTGCCTCTAATGAATATGGTACATTTCAATGTGTAGGAAGAGATCTTTTCGCCATAATATTAACAGATTTAAGTACTGGAAAATCAACAAACATAGCAACCTTACCCGACAATGCAAATATATCTGTAAAAAATATAAAAAATAACTTATATAATGGTGAGTGTAATTCTAATAATGAAGATTCCTTTGGATCATATTATGACCTTAAAAGTCTTAATACTATAATTAATATGAGGGGCTTTTCTAAAATTCTAAATGCCTCTGCAACCGTAGTTCCTAATACTAAATATAACATAAAATTTGTAATAGGAGATTACGATAATTCAGATTATGATTCTGCTGTTTTTATAGAAGCAGGAAGTTTTAATAATACTTTAAATTTAGGAGGAAATAAGGAACTTTGCGGAGGAGATGATGTTATTATAGATTCTGGTTTTTCTAAAACAGATGGCTTTAATTTTGAATGGACTAAAAATGGTACTCCATTAACAGATAATGGAACTAAAATTACAGTAAATACTATAGGTACATATGCACTAACAATTACATCTTTAACAGACCCTAGTTGTCTATTAACCGATGAAATAAAAATAGAAACAATTAAAGCGACAGATCCTGGAATTATTAAAATATGCACAGAGCTTACAACTTCTAATATTTCAAAAGAAGTAGATAATAAAATACTAAATGGATTAGAAGCTAAAGATCATACTATTATCTATTATGAAAATGAGGAAGATGCTACAAAAAATCAAAATTCAATTACAGATCCTACAAAATACCCAATAACAAGTAATACATTTAAACTTTGGGCTAGACTTTCTAACAATACTAAAACTTGTTTTGATATTGTTAATTTTAATGTAGAAGTTACTGCAAAAATTTTAGTAGAAAAGTTGCCAATTGCTTATTATGTCTGTAGTGAATTTATATTACCACCATTAAATAATGGTGCAAAATATTTTACAAGTTATTGGGGTAAAGGAACAGAATTGTTTCCTGGACATAAAATTACAGAGCAAAGCTTAATTTATTATAATATTGGAGGTGTTAGTACATGCTTTTCAGAAGAATTTTTTAGAGTTTATTTTATTGATGATTATGTAAGAAAATTAGAATCAGAATTAGTACAATGTGAATTTTTCACAATACCGAGTACACCTTTTGGAAGATTTTATAGTAAAAAAAATGGTGTTGGAGATCCATTGAAAACAAATCAGAAAATTACAAAAGACACAACTATTTACCTTTATTCTGAGTTAAATGGAGCATTTTGTAAAGATATAGAATTCAATATAACGATACTTCCATCACCTCCAGTAGATGTTTTAGACCCAATAATAACTTGTGATTCTGTAACTTTAGAGAGTTTAACTAATGGAAACTATTATACTGGTCCAGATGGTACTGGTGAACAATTAAATGTAGGTGACATAATATCAGAAACACAACTTGTTTATATCTATAATAAAGACTTAGTTACAGGGTGTGAAAACGAAAGTATGTTAGATATAACAATTATAAAAAAAGAAGACATTGAAGAATGTGAAAGTTATACAATACCTGATACAATTGGAAAATATTACACAGACAGCACCAAATTGAATGAAATAATTCCAGGGACTACAATAACTTTAACACAAACGGTCTTTTATTATGCAGATGAAATAACAACTACTCCTAATTGTACCGGTTATGATATAGAAATTAAAATTAATCAACTTCCAGAAGTAGACTCACTAAGCGATTTTATAAATTGTGAAAATGACTTACCAAAACTACCTAAATTAACAAATGGAAAATATTACACAGAACCTGAGGGATTAGGTGATGAACTCTTAGAAGGAGATGAAATAAGTACCTCACAAACAATTTACATTTATAATAAAGATTTAATTACCAATTGTCCTAATGAAACAAGTTTTTTAGTAACAATTATACCTGTTCCTACAATACCGGTTTTCTTTGATAAACCTGTGTGTGAACCATATAAATTACCTGCTTTAAGTTCTGGTGGAAAATATTTTACAGAAACCAATGGAAAAGGTATAGAATTGAAACCAGGTGACCTAATTACAGAAACTAAAGACATATACGTCTATTATCAAGCCCCAGAATTGGCTACTTGTGATAATGAAGCTATTTTTAAAGTAACTCTTTTAGAAATACAAGTGGACGTTCTTGATGATATAAAAGCTTGTGAATCATTTATACTACCAAAGTTAACAAAACCAGGAGGCTATTATAAAAATACTGATAAAACAGGACCTTTAAATGCGGGTGATGTAATTACAACAGATCAAACAATCTATATTATTGGTAATAATATAAGATTTACTGATTGTCAAAATATAAGCTCTTTTGATGTAAGAATTTTTACTGAACCAAATTTAGGAACATTAAAAAACATAGAACTATGTGGTTCTGTCACATTGCCTACAATTACATTACCAAACATTATAATAGAATACTATAGAGATAAAGCTAAAACCGATTTAATAGACCCAACTGAATATACTATTACAGAATCTGGATTGAAAGATATTTATGTACACGCATATCAAGAAGAAAACCCATCTTGTTCTGTAGATGATATGTTTTCAATAACAGTACATCCTTTATTAGATTTTAATGTACAAGGAGGGGCTATTTGCGTTGATCCACTAACTAACCAAACTATTAATCCTTTTTTAATAGAATCAAAGTTAGATGCCAGTGTTTATGATATAAAATGGTATTTAGACGGTGATCAGATAAATATAACCTCTGATGCTAATTGGAACGCAACAAAAGCAGGAACTTACAGAATAGAAGCTACTAGAATAGACCCTATTAATAATAATGATTGCGATTACAATCCAACAGAAGTAGTTATAGTAAGTTCTAATCCTGAATTTGAAATTAATGTATTAAGTGATAATTTTTCTAACTTATATGCTATAGAAATTATTACAATTACGGAAGGTATTGGTAACTATAGATATTCTTTAGATGGTAAAAGTTTTCAAACTTCTAATATATTTGATAATATTAAACCAGGTAATTATACAATTTTAGTTGAAGACCTTACAAGTATTTGTAATGATATAAAACTTGAGTTTACCGCATTAAATAACCCAATTTATTTTGATCCTAATAAAGATGAATGGAATATTACAGACTTAAAAGATGATCCAACAGCAACCATAGATATTTTTGATAGATTTGGTATATTTATAAAAACTATAAAACCGAGTGGTTCTGGTTGGAATGGGGTAAGTAGTAACGGAAATAGAATGCCAAGTACAGACTATTGGTATGTTTTAAAATATACAGACGAAGATGGAAATCCTGCAATTTTTAGATCGCACTTTTCTTTAATAAGAAAATAA
- a CDS encoding DUF4258 domain-containing protein: MLIKRIGYYLVGLSLGSIAVYFFWQKKQATFDYGMDARTLKSIRIKERLFSDDAKNAMHKYDIDSLKINTILYTGDVDFGNSKPRQEPCPEYYITGTKELEKISLLVKRCETTSTIEKIIVK, encoded by the coding sequence ATGCTCATTAAACGAATAGGATATTATTTAGTAGGTTTATCATTAGGCTCTATTGCTGTATATTTTTTCTGGCAAAAGAAACAAGCTACTTTCGATTACGGAATGGATGCCAGAACCCTAAAATCTATTAGAATTAAAGAACGCTTATTTTCTGATGACGCTAAAAATGCGATGCATAAATATGATATTGATTCTTTAAAAATTAACACTATTTTATATACTGGTGATGTTGATTTTGGAAATAGCAAACCTAGACAAGAACCTTGCCCTGAATATTATATTACAGGTACTAAAGAATTAGAAAAAATTAGCTTGTTAGTTAAACGTTGTGAAACTACTTCTACTATCGAAAAAATTATTGTAAAATAG